The Spirosoma sp. SC4-14 DNA window ATAAATGACTCCAAAAATTGCACCGATAACCATGCCCAACACGCCGTAGAAAACAGGGAACAGGATTACCACAAAAATGCCTCCTCCCAGCATTGCGCCCATACCCGATCGCCCGAGCATGGCTCCAAACAACGATCCGAAGAGGAAAAGCAACAGAGCAATAAATAAACCGATAACAGCTAAAACCGCGCCATACATCAGGGCAACGGAAGCAATGTCGACACGGATAATTTCTCGTTTCATTCTGTAAAAGTTTAGGATACAGAATAAATATACACCCCAAGAAACACCGCCCCAAAAAGTGTCTACATTTTATCGGGAACGTTTATGCCCAACAACCCCATTGCCTTCCCAATCGTTTCACCAACTGATTTAGTCAGGACTAACCGCGCATGAAGTTTTGTATGATCAGTTTCTTTCAGAATCGGCAACTTGTCATAAAACTGGCTAAAGGTCTTTGCCAGTTCATAGGCATACTGCGCAATATACGACGGTGCATAGTCTTCGCCCGCTTCGGCAACCCGTTGCGGATACTGGCTCAGCAGAAAGATGAGTTGCTGTTCAAGCTCATCGAGTTGAGTTGGTGCAACAGCACTGGCCCATGATATACCCATAGCCTCGGCCTTCCGCAAAACAGATTGCGTACGAGCATGTGCATATTGAATATACGGTCCGGTATTGCCGTGCAGGTCAACCGATTCGGCCGGATTGAACTGCATCCGTTTTTGCGGATCAACTTTCAGCAGATAGTATTTCAGAGCACCCAGACCAAGCATCTGAAAAAGAGCTGCCTTTTCGGCTTCATCAAACTCATCGAGCTTTCCTTTAGCCGCTTCATCAGCAGCGGCTGATGCGGCATCGACCGTTTCCTGAATCAGATCATCGGCATCGACAACCGTTCCTTCGCGCGATTTCATTTTGCCGGTTGGTAGATCGACCATGCCATACGAAAGATGGTATAGACCATCGGCATATGTCCGGCCCAACTGGCGCATAATCGCAAACAGCACCTTGAAATGATAATCCTGCTCATTACCGACAACCCATATCTGGCGATTGCTATGAAAATCCTGATATTTCAGATCGGTAGTGCCCAGATCCTGGGTCATGTAGACCGACGTACCATCCGAACGTAATACAAGTTTCTGATCGAGTCCTTCGTCGGTCAGATCAATCCAGACCGAGCCATCATCTTTCCGAAAGAAAATGCCTTTCTGTATGCCTTCTTCAACGATTTCCTTGCCAAGCAGGTAGGTATTGGATTCGTAGTAGGTCTTATCGAAGCTAACGCCAATTTTGCGGTAGGTTGCATCGAATCCTTCGTATACCCAGGCGTTGAGTTGACTCCAGAGTGCAACGGTTTCGGTATCGCCCTGCTCCCACAGCCGCAGCATTTGCTGCACTTCCTGCATCAGCGGGGCTTTTTTCTCGGCTTCTTCCTTTGGCATTCCCTGACCAACCAGTTCTTCGATTTGCGCTTTATAGGCTTTGTCGAACAGAACATAATATTTACCAATCAGGTGGTCGCCCTTCATACCGGTCGATTCGGGCGTTTCGGCACGGCCCGATGCATCGGTTCCGAACAGTTTATAGGCCAGCATCGACTTACAGATATGCACACCCCGGTCGTTGACGATACAGGTTTTTACAACATCGTAGCCGTTAGCCGCCAGAATTCGGCTAATCGAATCGCCCAGAAAATTGTTGCGAAGGTGCCCCAGGTGAAGCGGTTTGTTGGTATTGGGCGACGAAAACTCCACCATTACCGACTGTGGTTCGCCATGCTGGTTCTTAGCAACCAGTGTTCCGAACGATGGATTGCTGGCAATATCGTTGAGGACATCGAGCCAGGCAGCATCGGTAATCCCGATATTCAGGAATCCCTGCACAACATTGAAGCCGCTGACAATGGTACTATTTTCCTGCAACCAGCCGCCAATGGCCTGCCCGATCTGGACCGGTGATTGCCGGAGCGCTTTGGTGAGCGGGAATGTAACGAATGTGTATAGCCCTTCAAATTCCTTTTTGGTGGGTTGTAAGGCGACCTCTTCAATGGTTGTATTAAAGAGGGCCTGTATCGATTGCTGAATAGCGGTTTTTAACTGTTCCTGTATGTCCATTCGGTTGGATTCCATTACGAACAGCAAAGGTAACGCCCCAACCCACCGAATTACAAATTATGGGCCGGGGCGATCTGTTTTCCACCAAACTGTTGGGTAGTTTTGTATGGCACCGGCCGCCCTGCGAAAAATCAGTCATTTGGGATAGGCAACCGATCTAAAATATAACGTAATGGACAAGTTGTAATTTGTATGTTTTCCAGAGTGGTTTTGTGACTCAGGTTATGTTATTCAAATAAAGCTAGATCTCTAATTAGTATCCCATACTTCTATAAATTAGAAAAACACAATTCATGGTACTTTTTTAGATACATGGGAATTAATCTATCGGTATAGTCGAACGAGATGCATGTCTAACGTGTCATGGCCGAGTACTCCTTGTAAGCGCATCGTTTCAGTGGTGCGATTATTAAGGGTAGCCCGCAAGGTATCATGCGAATAGAAATTTACTTGCAGTTTGTTTTGTAGGCTATCGAACTCATAGCCACCTAGTAAACTCTCACCGGAGTCAAACCGGTACGGATTAGGACTAAAGGCACAGCCTTCGTAGCCCGCGAAATAGACACGACTCCAAGCTTTGTTATCGGTCAGCCAAGCTGTAGTAGGTTGAACTCGACCGTTACGAATTAGTTTTTCCACTTTCCAAGTGCCCTTAAGTATTTGTTCGTTGGGATGAATAAGCATTAACACTTTGAGAGAGACAAAGGCCATAGCAATAAGCAGTAGGCGTAGGCTGTGCTTGACCCAGCTACTTCCTAAGGGAATATGGGGAAGATGATCGACCAAATCCCAGAAGATAGTTTTGAGTCTTTCCCAATGCAATAGAAGCAGAAATACCAGGGATAATGAATAAATGACTGAGTTACAAAAAGCCCCAATACTGATTTTATAGAATAGATTAATCAGGACGATGTTAACCATTACTGGTAACAGGATCATCACTCCGAGTAAGGTTGTCCGGCGATAGAGCAGTAGGATAGAACCTCCTATTTGAAAAAGACCAATAATGACCGCCAACGGATAAGAGTAACCAAAATAGTACCAAGTCAGGCCCATCCCATTGACTGAACTCAAGGGCATATCCAGAAAGAAGTCGGGGGTTTGAAACTGCGTTTTTAGGATTTTGGCAAAGCCATAACTCGAGATTGACAGGGCTAACCAATAGCGAATAATCGCTTGCAACCAGGCATGCTGTAGATCACTGTAGAGAGTATTGGTTTGTTCGCGTCGATGCCATAGCCAGCTATAGATTAAACTGCCTAATAGAGCTAGCCCTATCGAGCCAATTAATACATACTCAAAATATTGGCCGTATTTCTCAAAAAATGAGAATGGCAAAAACTCCAAGGGAAACAGAAGAAGATTGAGTAGAGCCGTAGCCGCCAGTGCCGATTCACAACCCTTGAACAACCAAGTTGTATGATTATCGGGTGAGGCTTGTTCCATATTCTAGAAATGGATAGACAGGATGAAAATAGGCAAGAATGGATATTAGTACTGAGTTAAAAATCTGTTTTATAAGTGTGTTTATATTAATCTAAACCCGAAAATAGGGTCTATAACCTAATTATTTATAGCCAATCTACCACAAATCTATAAGAATTAGCACAAAAAAGAAGAGAGCAATTAACACGCATATCAATAGCCCCGTACCTATGGCTTTTAGTAGCTCTTTTAGTAGCTGCATAACTGTTATACAAGTGCAGTGGTGTCGTCGCAAACGTCAAGCAATGGGGCTTGGCTGAGGGTGATAAGAAAAGCCAAAGGGGTAATCATGCTTATTATTCTATCTTATCATCAACCAAAGCCCCATTTCAACAGCAACGACGGCCCGTAAAATACAACCTAAGTAGCGTATTTTACGCAGGGCAGCCGATACCGCACGATTCACCAAAACTATCCACTGTTTTGCTAAAACACCACCAACTGACCCGCTTTCCCGACCTGCTGGCGTGTGTACGAAACCCCGGCCACTTTCAGACTGGTTGCATCGAACAGACTTATCGAACCGCCATCGTTGCTCAACAATACGTGTTGCCCGGTCAGGTTGTAGACTAGCACCTGTCCGGCGGCCAAGGTACCGCTCAAGGGCTCATGCCGATCTGCCTTATCGACCAGTTCGTAGCCTTCCAGATTGATGTCGGTTGGCGATGCATTCATAATATACACCTGTTCGGGTTTGCCAGATGCAGGTTTCACCATAGCCGCAATCAGATACAGATCGGTCGAAATGGTCGTACCGGGTGTACCTGGCTGGCTGGAGATCGTATGCCCATTGTCGTCGGTATGGAACGACTGCGACTGAAACGCCAGAAACAGCGCTACCCAGCGGTTGGTACTGGCAAAATGAATCAGAATACCGCCGTCCTGCCAGGTGCCGTCCTGTGCGACATACTGACCGACGTTACCCTGATTCATGTGTATGTCGTGAATGCCACGTCCCGGCTGAAAATGAAAATACTGATCAGCCTGCGTTTCGGGGCCCCAGGTTTCGCCAAACGCGTAGAGCGTAGCATCTGCATTATTAAGCGCCCGTTTGACATACAGGTCGATCTTGTCGTTCAGGTCGTTATCCTCGCCCGGAACATCGAGCGGCAGCGGCTGCATTTGCGACGTGTCGAACAAATTGCGCCGAACAAAATCGAGTGCCAGACCATTGGGCTTGTTGGGCACCGTAGTCAGCCCCGTTGGCAGGTTTGCCTGTGTAATTTTATCAAGCAGTTCGTGCGAAAAATTATCGCTGAAAAAATACATCACTTCCGATGGTGCTACCGCCGATTTGGCATTGACGGCCACGCGGTACTTTACACCCTGATCGTCTTCAATCAGAATCTGATAGTGCGCCTGTTGCTGGGTAGCGCGTTTGCGGTCGGTTACGCGACCTTTCAAAACGCAATAGTTGTTTAAAGGCATGGTTGTGTGTTGTTAAAGCGTCCCGCTGAAGTAATTCCGGGTAATTTCTTTTGGGCTACCGGGTACGTAAAACGGCAGTGTCCAGGCCGGGGTCTCATCCAGAAAAAGGCGGTCCGGACGTTCGCCACTATCGACGGTGGTTACAAGATCCCGGAAATAGAAATGACGGAATAACCGCATAAACTCACCGAAGTAAATGTCGGCCACGCGTTTATCGCCCCGAATAACCAGCATGTTTTCGTCGTTTTTCTGCACGGAGCTTTCGCTAAAATTGGCCGAGCCACTTATGGTTACCGGATCGTCGCCCAATGGGTCGAGTAGTAAATATTTGGTATGAATATACCGGACACGCGCATTCAGCGGAGTCAGCCGCTCTTTAATCCAGCCTTCCAGATTATTGAGCTGGTTAAGCATACTGCCATACGCCACCTGATTGGCCGGGTTCTTGACGATTGCATTGGCCCGTAGACCGGGATCGGTCTTGTCGGAAACAACATAAATTGGGTTCGTACGGCCTTCCTTCGCCAAAATCGTCTCAAAGCGTTTATCCAAACCGAACGGCACCGTAATGAATGCCAGTTTTGTTTGCGCATCCATCTGCTCGGCATACCAGTCCAGCACCCGCAACTGCGCCCGAGGGCTAAAATAAACACCCGTTTCGTTGGGAGCAGCCTGAGAGCCAACAACCGGATCGATAGCCATCTGAAGCGTACTGGCCTGTAAAGAGGCAGAAGGCGTATCGGCATGGAGCAGTTGCCAATAGCGCAGATACAGTTTAGCTACCTCCGGCAAACGAACCACATGGCCCACATTCGAATGGCCATGAATGCCACCATTGGTCAGATTGGTCGATCCGGTCCAGACGGCTTTGGGACTGTTATTTTCGAGCAGAACGAAAAATTTGTTGTGTGAAATGGTCACGGTATGTTCGCGGAAGACAGTCACGGGCGTAAGGCCCAGCCGTTCGACCAATTCGCGGACTTTTTCAACTTCCCGCCGTTCGGCATCGGTATCGGCATGGGCGTGTACCACAATCTGCACGTCGACACCCCGCTGACGGGCCGCTACCAGTTCCTGGATTACCGGCTCGTAGCTAAACTCATAAACACTCAGTCGAAGGCCAAACGTAGGCCCGGTAGCCTGTTGAATAAACCCCACCATAGCTTCGCGCAGACCCCGGCTGAGCCAGTTGTAGACTTCGTCGTGCCGTTGGGCTTCAATAGACGCAAATGATCCGCTGCCAAACCGATTTACAAACGCCTGCGAACCAGCGACTCCCCGGTTGAAATAAACTTCGTGCGACTCTCCATCGCTGCTTTGCTCAGTCGTCACATCTACTGTCACCTCCGCCAGCGTGTTCATAGCGGAAGGTGGACCACTCCGCGCCAGAATCCGATACCGATAAGCCCGACCGGGTCGCACGGTGAAATCGGACCAGAAAAAATCCTGAATTGGGTGCATTTCGGTCGATACTAGTTGACCGGCCGGTTTTTGTGGCAAAACCGACTGAAATACTTTCAGCGCATCGAGCCAAACTGTTTTATTGATGGCGAGTTCGGTACGCTGAATCGAAAAACCGAGTAGCTGAGCAGCCATCGGTTGGGGCAAATTCATACCCAGTGTGATCACATGGGTTCCGGCCACGGCCAGCACCGCCAATGACTGATTTTCTTCGAAAGTACGCATACGTATAGGTAGCCAGGGTGTTAGGTCTACCAAAAGTATGCGATCGACAACGTTTCTGAAAGCGCATTTCCACCCATTTCCCGGCGGAAAAATACCCATTCTGGAAAGGGTTTATTTCTCCATCCGCGATGGCTGTAGCTCCGTTGTCTCGTCAGCCACCGTCTTAATTTTTTCTTTCGAGAAAAAGACGGGAAAATAACCGTTTTCGGCCCAGATCGGAAATAGATCGCCATAATGCGGACTATCGGGATTGCCCGACTGACCAGGACTATTGATGCCCAGCGTTTTGTCCCAATCTTCGGTATCGATCAGAATCCGAAACGATGCGCCATGCGTCTGATTGAGGCTGTTGGCAGTTGCATTCACGGTTTCGCCATACCCTCCACGGGCTACAGGGCCAAAATTTATTTTCTTCTGCATGGCCTTATCGACCATATCGCTCAGCGGATGAGTGATGGTAATGTGCTTGTTTTTGCGCTGCCCATACGACCATTCGTCCATATCGTTGCCCAATCGATTGGTCAGTTCTGCCACAGCCCGGTCCATGCATGTCAGCAATAAACTATCCCGGGCAGTTGTCGGAACAAGTAATGCATCAATCACCCGTTTCGACGATAACGCTTTTAGGTAAGGCCGTGCCTTCTCCGGAATTTTCTGTTTCGAAACAGCCTGTTTGAGTTGATCCTCCCAGGCCACATAGATCGAAGCCGCTACCGAGTTGGGTTCCAGTTTATAGTCCCATTTTCGCAGATAACTTACGGCCTGCTCGATTCGGGTTTCGGGCGAAAACAGGTTTTGCAGTAAGGGCACCAGTGTTCGCGCCGGTATAGACAGATAGTCGGCCTGGAGCGCCATAAAATCGACCAGCGTTTTGCGTTTTCCATCGTTCAGCACCTCTTCGATGCGATGCGCCCGACTCGGCGACGACCATGTCCAGCCCACTGCGTCGCGGTGTTCGAAATTTCTTGGCGTCAGGTTGTTGTTAGCGGTTGCAATAAACCCACCGGCGGGGTTTAGTTTGTGCGGAAGTTGCTGAATCGGCAAATAGCCCGCCCACTCATAACGCCCGTCGCCCGGTACGGGCACCAGCCCCGAAAAATTCTTTCGAATTGGAGCCAGCCCAACTGCCTGCCAGCCAATGGTGCCCGTTTTATCGGCCCAGATCATGTTTTCGCCCGGAAGGCGGCTGAATGCGCAGGCCTGACGAAATTCGGTCCAGTTACGCGACTGATTCATCCGGAGGCTGGCCAGATAAGGCGCACAACCGATGTCGAGCCAGCCAGCCCGCACCGCATAGGCTTTATGATGCACCTTATCTTCGAACACGACCGGTCCATGTCGGGTATATTTCAGCTTGACCGTTTCGGATGGCTTCCCTTTTAGCGGAATCGTTTCGCTTATGGTTTTCATGGTCACCCAGTTGCCTTTGTAACGATATTGGTTCGGGTTGGCCGGGTTAGTTTCGTACACATACAAATCTTCGTTGTCGGTCTCGAAAATAGTGAGCCCCCACGCCCCGTAGTCGTTATGCCCAATTGATATGCCAGGCAGGGTTGGTTCGCCCGCGCCGATAACGTTCCAGCCCGGCGCGTTCAGATGCACCCAATAGCGCAACGATGGCGTCGACTGCGCCCGGTGCGGATCATTAGCCAGCATCGGGTAATCGCTGGCCGATTTGTTTCCGGCAATAACCCAGTTGTTTGAACCAACATAGTGTTGTTCAACACGGAACCAATCGTCTACCGAACCATCGGAGCGTTTTGCTTCATCTTCGTCGGCTTTAGCGGGTTTCCCGGCAAACTTCAACGGCAACCGAAAGGCTTCGTAGAGTTCCAGAATCGGCTGAAACAACTCATCGCCCTCGACGCGTAAGGTCAAATCCGGTTCGCTGGCTTTCTGAACGGGATGAAACCACTCCAGTTCGCGAAGTTTATCAGCCCCGATCAACTTCACCAGGCGACCGTAATTAAGTTCACTACGGACGTTATAGGCAAGGCCCTGATGGCGACTAATAACGACTTCTGATGTCCAATAGCCCGGTTTTGTATTCAGCACCTGAAACTCAAACGGGAGCTTTTCGGGCGTTTTAAGAATCTCGGTAATATAGGTATTGATTCCTTCAACAAATGCCCAGACAATTTGCGGCCCATGTGGATGATAATGCAACAGTTCTTTATTGATGTCGCCCCGAAACCGGAACAACCGTGCACCCACATCGCGTTTCAGTTCCTGCGGGCCAAGCAATTCGGCCACGGTTCCGGTAGCCTGCCGTCGCCACATTTCCAACTGAAACAGCCGATCTTTGGCTGCCGAATACCCCTGCGCAAAAAACAGGTCGTGTTCATTCTGGGCATAAATGTGATTGACACCCCAACGATCCCGAATAATTTCGACAGGCTGACGAACGCCGGGGATGGATTGTGTGTAACCCAATGAACCTGTAACGATAAACAAGGTTAACAATAGCAGTCGATGCATAGTGCCGGGAAATTTTGAAGTAAGATAGCCAACAAACTGCTTCTGACAACTTTAATCGACATTTAACAACCCCGCTATTCGCATCTTATTACTTTTAGTACCCAATGCACCTCATACGTCTACAAGTATGAAAACGATCTTGTTTTTTCTGTTTGTAAGCCTTCTCACAGGCTGTGTACGAATTCAGTCGAATAC harbors:
- the argS gene encoding arginine--tRNA ligase, translating into MDIQEQLKTAIQQSIQALFNTTIEEVALQPTKKEFEGLYTFVTFPLTKALRQSPVQIGQAIGGWLQENSTIVSGFNVVQGFLNIGITDAAWLDVLNDIASNPSFGTLVAKNQHGEPQSVMVEFSSPNTNKPLHLGHLRNNFLGDSISRILAANGYDVVKTCIVNDRGVHICKSMLAYKLFGTDASGRAETPESTGMKGDHLIGKYYVLFDKAYKAQIEELVGQGMPKEEAEKKAPLMQEVQQMLRLWEQGDTETVALWSQLNAWVYEGFDATYRKIGVSFDKTYYESNTYLLGKEIVEEGIQKGIFFRKDDGSVWIDLTDEGLDQKLVLRSDGTSVYMTQDLGTTDLKYQDFHSNRQIWVVGNEQDYHFKVLFAIMRQLGRTYADGLYHLSYGMVDLPTGKMKSREGTVVDADDLIQETVDAASAAADEAAKGKLDEFDEAEKAALFQMLGLGALKYYLLKVDPQKRMQFNPAESVDLHGNTGPYIQYAHARTQSVLRKAEAMGISWASAVAPTQLDELEQQLIFLLSQYPQRVAEAGEDYAPSYIAQYAYELAKTFSQFYDKLPILKETDHTKLHARLVLTKSVGETIGKAMGLLGINVPDKM
- a CDS encoding DUF2278 family protein, with product MPLNNYCVLKGRVTDRKRATQQQAHYQILIEDDQGVKYRVAVNAKSAVAPSEVMYFFSDNFSHELLDKITQANLPTGLTTVPNKPNGLALDFVRRNLFDTSQMQPLPLDVPGEDNDLNDKIDLYVKRALNNADATLYAFGETWGPETQADQYFHFQPGRGIHDIHMNQGNVGQYVAQDGTWQDGGILIHFASTNRWVALFLAFQSQSFHTDDNGHTISSQPGTPGTTISTDLYLIAAMVKPASGKPEQVYIMNASPTDINLEGYELVDKADRHEPLSGTLAAGQVLVYNLTGQHVLLSNDGGSISLFDATSLKVAGVSYTRQQVGKAGQLVVF
- a CDS encoding phospholipase D-like domain-containing protein translates to MRTFEENQSLAVLAVAGTHVITLGMNLPQPMAAQLLGFSIQRTELAINKTVWLDALKVFQSVLPQKPAGQLVSTEMHPIQDFFWSDFTVRPGRAYRYRILARSGPPSAMNTLAEVTVDVTTEQSSDGESHEVYFNRGVAGSQAFVNRFGSGSFASIEAQRHDEVYNWLSRGLREAMVGFIQQATGPTFGLRLSVYEFSYEPVIQELVAARQRGVDVQIVVHAHADTDAERREVEKVRELVERLGLTPVTVFREHTVTISHNKFFVLLENNSPKAVWTGSTNLTNGGIHGHSNVGHVVRLPEVAKLYLRYWQLLHADTPSASLQASTLQMAIDPVVGSQAAPNETGVYFSPRAQLRVLDWYAEQMDAQTKLAFITVPFGLDKRFETILAKEGRTNPIYVVSDKTDPGLRANAIVKNPANQVAYGSMLNQLNNLEGWIKERLTPLNARVRYIHTKYLLLDPLGDDPVTISGSANFSESSVQKNDENMLVIRGDKRVADIYFGEFMRLFRHFYFRDLVTTVDSGERPDRLFLDETPAWTLPFYVPGSPKEITRNYFSGTL
- a CDS encoding penicillin acylase family protein, which produces MHRLLLLTLFIVTGSLGYTQSIPGVRQPVEIIRDRWGVNHIYAQNEHDLFFAQGYSAAKDRLFQLEMWRRQATGTVAELLGPQELKRDVGARLFRFRGDINKELLHYHPHGPQIVWAFVEGINTYITEILKTPEKLPFEFQVLNTKPGYWTSEVVISRHQGLAYNVRSELNYGRLVKLIGADKLRELEWFHPVQKASEPDLTLRVEGDELFQPILELYEAFRLPLKFAGKPAKADEDEAKRSDGSVDDWFRVEQHYVGSNNWVIAGNKSASDYPMLANDPHRAQSTPSLRYWVHLNAPGWNVIGAGEPTLPGISIGHNDYGAWGLTIFETDNEDLYVYETNPANPNQYRYKGNWVTMKTISETIPLKGKPSETVKLKYTRHGPVVFEDKVHHKAYAVRAGWLDIGCAPYLASLRMNQSRNWTEFRQACAFSRLPGENMIWADKTGTIGWQAVGLAPIRKNFSGLVPVPGDGRYEWAGYLPIQQLPHKLNPAGGFIATANNNLTPRNFEHRDAVGWTWSSPSRAHRIEEVLNDGKRKTLVDFMALQADYLSIPARTLVPLLQNLFSPETRIEQAVSYLRKWDYKLEPNSVAASIYVAWEDQLKQAVSKQKIPEKARPYLKALSSKRVIDALLVPTTARDSLLLTCMDRAVAELTNRLGNDMDEWSYGQRKNKHITITHPLSDMVDKAMQKKINFGPVARGGYGETVNATANSLNQTHGASFRILIDTEDWDKTLGINSPGQSGNPDSPHYGDLFPIWAENGYFPVFFSKEKIKTVADETTELQPSRMEK